A part of Aspergillus flavus chromosome 5, complete sequence genomic DNA contains:
- a CDS encoding fungal-specific transcription factor domain-containing protein, whose amino-acid sequence MRVENADDCDRLLPSCSLCDKFSRRCIYETLSKTPLTRQYLTEVEEELTRTKALLSELLPGTSRDISNGERFIYPEQGTTGDRGLTSEIPNREGSSEQPERAYVPHSNIGSETIPAPEVPSRPSLGVFSASLSNSGQLYDYSDRNQTGISHRANRRSQDAVMSMETPPSAGNVNFEWDERTEDQGGDGFVDGMAILPSRSNDGGYLGTASGAALLRMTNSQSGGERLDMPEPGRPFETASSHPSPSIPFALSSLSQLEPFVDAYFSLYHCSYPIIHEATFRAQFMEVIPRPTSNTWQVLLYVVAALGAFTAAVTPTDVDLALFKAAKARLTIDVLETGSLILVQALTLSSNYLQKRNKPNSGYNYLGLARRTAMGIGLHKEFPTSKASPLAMEMRRRVWYCLYIFDVGAIITFSRPLEFPEQGIETRLPLNIHESGITASTQTAPSPVTETTVYTHLRAQAMFHLKTNLIYTKITSTSFPSAAELIELDDRLIGDWLASLPYFFNEGAIQAPKFALCHSILRWRYRNLRILMYRPFLVGKWMLNSDQGPDGLREKDDTHVELAIQRCFDAARESVELISSFWAQHQKTTMACWYGVYFLFQAILIPVICLRNNPSDPAAHGWREQIFQAVNTLESMVPLNANAERFLRVIQSLCGCYLYPRSNGWEGPIQESPETQIANLYPLMWPTLEMAQLDGVDSAL is encoded by the exons ATGCGTGTCGAGAATGCCGACGAC TGCGATCGTCTCTTGCCAAGTTGTTCGCTATGTGATAAGTTCAGTCGACGATGCATTTACGAAACGTTGTCAAAGACACCGTTAACCAGGCAATATTTGACTgaggtcgaggaggaatTGACGCGGACCAAGGCTCTACTCTCCGAGCTTCTACCTGGGACTAGTCGTGACATTTCCAATGGGGAACGATTTATTTATCCTGAGCAGGGTACGACCGGCGACCGGGGTCTGACGTCCGAGATCCCTAACCGTGAGGGATCATCAGAGCAACCGGAGAGAGCCTATGTACCCCACAGCAATATCGGTTCCGAGACTATCCCTGCTCCGGAGGTCCCCAGCCGACCCTCGCTGGGTGTCTTCAGCGCTTCTTTATCGAATAGTGGCCAGCTATACGATTACTCCGATAGGAACCAGACAGGGATTTCTCACCGGGCCAATCGCCGAAGCCAGGACGCTGTCATGTCTATGGAGACGCCCCCTTCCGCCGGCAATGTCAACTTCGAATGGGATGAACGCACCGAGGACCAGGGTGGTGATGGGTTTGTAGATGGAATGGCTATTCTCCCTAGCCGTTCTAATGATGGTGGCTATTTAG GCACCGCATCTGGTGCTGCGTTACTCCGAATGACTAACTCCCAGTCTGGCGGGGAAAGGCTTGACATGCCGGAGCCTGGTCGCCCATTTGAAACAGCATCTTCCCACCCGTCACCAAGCATTCCTTTCGCATTGAGTTCTCTGTCTCAGCTGGAACCGTTTGTCGATGCGTACTTTTCCCTTTATCATTGCTCGTACCCGATCATTCATGAAGCGACATTCCGTGCGCAGTTCATGGAGGTCATTCCACGACCCACCAGCAATACCTGGCAGGTGTTGTTGTACGTGGTAGCAGCCTTGGGAGCTTTTACAGCTGCAGTGACGCCGACTGATGTCGATCTGGCCTTGTTCAAGGCGGCAAAGGCTCGCTTGACTATTGATGTACTGGAAACTGGCAGTCTGATTTTGGTGCAAGCGTTAACCTTGAGCTCAAACTACTTACAAAAGAGGAATAAACCAAACTCTGGATACAACTACCTTGGACTTGCTCGGCGGACTGCAATGGGAATCGGGTTGCACAAAGAGTTTCCCACTTCGAAAGCGTCCCCATTGGCAATGGAGATGAGACGACGAGTCTGGTACTGTCTCTATATCTTTGATGTGGGCGCCATCATCACTTTCTCGCGGCCCTTGGAGTTTCCAGAGCAGGGAATTGAGACTCGCTTGCCATTAAACATCCATGAAAGC GGTATTACCGCCAGTACACAGACCGCCCCGTCCCCAGTAACTGAAACTACTGTGTATACACATCTTCGGGCGCAAGCGATGTTCCATCTAAAGACAAACCTGATTTATACCAAAATCACTTCGACCTCATTCCCATCTGCGGCTGAGCTGATCGAACTAGATGACCGTCTTATCGGCGACTGGTTGGCGTCTCTTCCGTACTTTTTCAATGAGGGGGCCATCCAGGCGCCCAAGTTTGCTCTCTGCCATTCAATCCTGCGATGGAGGTATCGTAATCTCCGCATCCTGATGTACCGACCGTTTCTGGTAGGCAAATGGATGCTCAACTCCGACCAAGGCCCGGACGGTCTCCGTGAGAAAGACGATACCCACGTAGAACTTGCCATTCAACGATGTTTCGATGCGGCCCGCGAGTCTGTTGAGCTTATCTCATCGTTCTGGGCACAACATCAGAAAACAACTATGGCTTGCTGGTATGGAGTATACTTCTTGTTCCAAGCGATCCTAATCCCAGTGATCTGTTTGCGGAACAATCCGTCAGATCCGGCCGCCCATGGTTGGCGGGAACAGATTTTTCAGGCAGTCAACACTCTCGAATCAATGGTGCCACTTAATGCGAATGCTGAAAGGTTTCTCAGAGTTATACAATCTCTCTGCGGCTGCTATCTCTATCCTCGCAGCAATGGCTGGGAGGGTCCAATCCAAGAGTCACCTGAGACACAGATCGCGAACCTCTACCCTCTGATGTGGCCAACGTTAGAGATGGCACAGCTCGATGGTGTGGATTCGGCTCTGTAA
- a CDS encoding oxidoreductase — translation MVLAQPDNKHVMQAFSLKGKVAIVTGGTRGIGLEITNALAEAGADVAIIYNSSSTAEATAASIAKTHNVRVAAYQANVGDQKEIEAAVQKIVRDFGKLDIMVANSGIATAVAAEDYTTEQWQQIMNVNLDGAFYTAQAAARVFKEQGSGNIVFTASVSAALVNVPQKQAAYNASKAGVVQLAKCLSVEWVDFCRVNCISPGFVATEILDHHPPELREKWLSMIPARRMAGTYELKGAYVFCASDASSYMTGANLVIDGGYTLP, via the exons ATGGTTCTCGCACAGCCCGACAACAAACATGTTATGCAGGCGTTTAGCCTGAAGGGGAAAGTGGCTATTGTGACCG GTGGTACACGGGGTATTGGATTGGAGATTACTAATGCTTTGGCGGAGGCTGGTGCCGAT GTGGCAATTATTTACAACTCCTCCAGCACAGCCGAAGCCACAGCGGCCTCTATTGCAAAGACCCACAACGTGAGAGTCGCAGCGTACCAGGCCAATGTGGGTGACCAGAAGGAGATCGAAGCGGCTGTCCAGAAAATTGTCCGCGACTTTGGCAAGCTGGACATCATGGTTGCCAACTCCGGCATCGCGACCGCAGTCGCAGCCGAGGACTACACCACAGAGCAGTGGCAGCAAATCATGAATGTGAACTTGGACGGAGCATTTTACACAGCCCAGGCTGCTGCTCGGGTGTTCAAGGAACAAGGATCCGGTAATATCGTCTTTACCGCATCTGTTAGCGCCGCGTTGGTCAATGTGCCCCAGAAGCAAGCCGCG TATAATGCCTCCAAGGCTGGAGTTGTTCAGTTAGCCAAGTGTCTCTCCGTTGAGTGGGTGGACTTCTGCCGCGTGAACTGCATCTCTCCGGGTTTCGTCGCGACTGAAATTTTGGATCATCACCCACCAGAGCTGCGAGAGAAGTGGCTCAGCATGATCCCAGCCCGCAGAATGGCTGGAACATACGAGTTAAAGGGG GCATACGTATTTTGTGCATCGGACGCGTCGAGTTATATGACAGGAGCAAACTTAGTGATCGATGGTGGATACACCCTTCCCTAA
- a CDS encoding P-loop containing nucleoside triphosphate hydrolase protein (unnamed protein product), producing the protein MDAVYAQVVESIYSRAIIHDKPRFLVAIAGAPGSGKTTLANALTERLNAMPASIRRHTVCVPMDGFHLSRAELDQLPNREEAYVRRGAPWTFDVSGFITFVQRLRKWAEKDTSPFHNQTTPPPSPSSSEILYAPSFDHEKKDPVTDGISITPDTSIIILEGNYLLLDELQWRDVASMVDYRVFVEADLQVARERVAKRHVLAGIEPTLDDGFRRVDQNDFLNAQTISERRLPADLVINGTPEHQSKDN; encoded by the coding sequence ATGGACGCCGTATACGCTCAAGTCGTGGAATCAATCTACAGCCGCGCCATCATACACGACAAGCCTAGATTTCTCGTCGCAATCGCCGGAGCCCCAGGGTCTGGAAAGACCACCTTGGCAAATGCGCTCACCGAGCGCCTAAATGCAATGCCGGCAAGCATCCGCCGTCACACGGTATGCGTTCCGATGGACGGCTTCCATCTATCGCGAGCAGAGCTGGACCAGCTCCCCAACCGAGAGGAGGCCTATGTCCGTCGAGGAGCCCCATGGACATTCGACGTGTCAGGGTTCATAACGTTCGTCCAGAGGTTGCGCAAGTGGGCAGAGAAGGACACGAGCCCTTTTCACAATCAGACAACCCCACCTCCATCTCCCTCGTCCTCGGAGATCTTATATGCCCCCTCATTTGAccatgagaagaaggacccCGTCACCGACGGTATCTCCATAACCCCAGATACGtcaatcatcatcctggaagGTAACTACTTGCTATTAGATGAGCTGCAGTGGCGGGACGTGGCATCTATGGTCGACTATCGTGTGTTCGTGGAGGCAGATTTACAGGTAGCTAGGGAGCGGGTTGCAAAGCGACATGTTCTGGCGGGAATCGAACCAACCCTTGATGATGGATTCAGGAGGGTGGACCAAAACGACTTCCTAAATGCGCAGACTATTTCTGAAAGGCGCCTCCCGGCGGACCTGGTCATTAATGGTACACCTGAGCATCAGAGTAAGGATAATTGA
- a CDS encoding putative alcohol dehydrogenase yields the protein MTQDSNPSFVLKAVKDVAFEDRPVPALQDPWDVRVQIAQTGICGSDVHYWQRGRIGDFVLTSPIVLGHESSGTVMEVGSAVKNLKVGDRVAIEPGIPCRHCEYCHSGSYNLCPNDRFAATPPHDGTLSKYYITQSDFCYPIPDHMNMEEGAMVEPVAVACQITKVGNVRANQKIVVFGCGPIGLLCQAVSKAYGAKKVIGVDISKSRAEFAKTFGADDVFVPPPPPADVSPEEWSEKLAKIIKEQFDLGEGPDVVLEATGAQPCIQTGIHLTKKGGTYVQAGMGRENVMFPITTACIRDLTIRGSIRYSTGCYSTAVDLIASGKVDVKRLITNRYTFEEAEQAFELVRQGKESVIKVIIEGYQGR from the exons ATGACG CAAGACTCAAACCCCTCCTTCGTCCTCAAGGCCGTTAAGGATGTCGCCTTCGAAGATAGACCAGTTCCCGCGCTCCAGGATCCCTGGGATGTGCGCGTTCAGATCGCCCAAACAGGTATCTGCGGATCTGACGTGCATTACTGGCAAAGAGGCAGAATCGGCG ATTTTGTTCTCACAAGCCCCATCGTTCTCGGCCATGAAAGCTCAGGAACTGTTATGGAAGTCGGATCGGCCGTCAAGAACCTGAAGGTTGGCGATCGTGTTGCCATCGAGCCTGGTATTCCCTGCAGACA CTGCGAGTACTGTCACAGTGGCTCGTACAACCTTTGTCCGAACGACCGCTTCGCAGCAACTCCTCCCCACGATGGAACTTTGTCGAAATACTACATCACCCAGTCTGACTTCTGCTACCCCATTCCCGATCACATGAACATGGAGGAAGGAGCCATGGTCGAGCCAGTCGCGGTCGCATGCCAGATTACCAAGGTCGGAAACGTGAGGGCGAACCAGAAGATCGTGGTCTTCGGCTGCGGTCCTATTGGTCTCCTCTGCCAGGCTGTCAGCAAGGCCTACGGCGCCAAGAAGGTCATCGGCGTCGACATTAGCAAGTCTCGTGCGGAGTTTGCGAAGACCTTTGGCGCAGATGATGTCTTTGtaccccctccacctccggCTGATGTGTCTCCCGAGGAGTGGAGTGAGAAATTGGCGAAGATTATTAAGGAACAGTTCGACTTAGGCGAGGGCCCGGATGTTGTTCTTGAGGCTACTGGTGCACAACCTTGTATTCAGACTGGAATACACTTGACGAAGAAGGGCGGTACTTATGTTCAGGCTGGAATGGGACGTGAG AATGTTATGTTCCCAATTACAACTGCTTGTATTCGCGACTTGACTATCCGCGGGTCTATTCGTTACAGCACTGGTTGCTATTCGACTGCCGTGGACTTAATTGCTAGTGGAAAGGTGGATGTCAAGCGTCTCATTACCAACCGGTATACGTTTGAGGAGGCTGAGCAGGCATTCGAGCTGGTTAGGCAAGGAAAGGAGAGTGTCATCAAAGTGATTATCGAGGGGTATCAGGGACGGTAG
- a CDS encoding putative short-chain dehydrogenase (L-xylulose reductase), with protein MAAAQKSIRWPNPTLPDSVFKMFDMHGKVVIITGGSGGIGYEVGRALAEAGADVALWYNSSGQADDRAATIAKDFGVKCKAYKCSVQNFNEVEAATQAVVADFGRLDVMIANAGIPSKAGGLDDRLEDWHRVVDIDFSGAYYCARVAGEIFRKQGSGNMIFTASMSGHAANVPQQQACYNACKAGVIHLAKSLAVEWAGFARVNSVSPGYIDTPISGDCPFEMKEEWYSLTPMKRDADPRELKGVYLYLASDASTYTTGSDIVVDGGYTCR; from the exons ATGGCTGCTGCACAGAAGAGTATCCGTTGGCCTAACCCCACGCTGCCGGACAGCGTGTTCAAGATGTTCGACATGCACGGCAAGGTCGTTATCATTACTGGTGGCTCGGGTGGTATTGGATACGAAGTCGGTCGGGCACTAGCTGAAGCTGGTGCTGATGTCGCCCTCTGGTACAACAGCTCCGGCCAGGCTGATGACCGGGCCGCGACAATTGCCAAGGACTTCGGCGTGAAGTGCAAGGCGTACAAGTGCTCGGTCCAGAACTTCAATGAG GTTGAGGCTGCTACCCAAGCTGTTGTTGCAGACTTCGGGCGTTTGGACGTGATGATTGCCAATGCTGGAATCCCTTCCAAGGCAGGTGGTCTTGATGACCGTCTTGAGGATTGGCACCGTGTAGTGGATATCGACTTCTCGGGTGCCTACTACTGCGCGCGTGTGGCTGGAGAGATCTTCCGCAAGCAGGGCTCGGGCAACATGATCTTCACTGCGTCTATGTCGGGTCACGCCGCCAATGTCCCTCAGCAGCAG GCCTGTTACAACGCATGCAAGGCTGGTGTTATCCACCTGGCTAAGTCTTTGGCCGTCGAGTGGGCTGGTTTCGCTCGGGTGAACTCTGTCAGCCCGGGATACATCGACACCCCTATCAGTGGCGACTGCCCCTTtgagatgaaggaggaatGGTACAGCCTGACCCCGATGAAGCGTGACGCCGATCCCAGAGAGCTCAAGGGTGTCTATTTGTATCTTGCCAGCGATGCAAGCACCTACACGACGGGTTCGGATATTGTTGTCGATGGTGGCTACACTTGCCGGTAG
- a CDS encoding putative sugar transporter (sugar transporter), which translates to MKDQDIVGEALAAVLPQHDKPWLRVPHLLKLNLILLVPLLSSAVAGYDGSLMNGLQSIPEWKRYFGNPTGSILGVVNAAQSIGSVVSLPVVGWLSDRLGRRLTLLLGSLTIVASSAIQAASVKYGMFVFSRVLVGVGSMLVVQPAPMLITELAYPTHRGKYTSAFWTMYYLGAILASWTCYGTQRNMTDDWTWRIPSIIQAGFPIVQILFWWCVPESPRWLIANDRREEAEQLLARFHTDGDVNHPLVQFEMSEIIHTLSMEARASQVPWSTLVKTPGNRKRTFIAICVGAFAQWNGVAVVSYYLTLVLDTVGITDSDTQTLINGLLQVFNFIAAGSAALLVDRLGRRTLFLWSAAGMLVSFVIWTACSAVFDTSQAAPLGNTVIAFVFIFYFHYDIAYTPLLLGYPTEIFPYSIRSKGVTTTLLSVYSSLVILAFVNPIALENIGWHYYIFFCCFDLLVLSVTFFMFPETKGHSLEEIAQIFDGPSAGTGGLEVGKKDYDETITREHAEYAG; encoded by the exons ATGAAGGACCAAGATATTGTTGGAGAGGCACTCGCTGCCGTTCTCCCTCAGCATGACAAGCCCTGGCTCAGGGTACCCCATCTTCTAAAGCTCAATCTCATCCTGCTGGTTCCATTATTATCGTCGGCTGTTGCGGGATACGATG GTTCGCTGATGAACGGATTGCAATCTATTCCTGAGTGGAAAAGATATTTCGGAAACCCAACTGGTTCTATTCTCGGCGTCGTGAATGCAGCCCAATCCATTGGAAGCGTGGTGTCTTTGCCGGTCGTGGGATGGCTTTCTGACAGACTTGGCCGACGCTTGACACTGTTGCTAGGTTCATTAACCATCGTGGCATCTTCTGCGATTCAGGCTGCCTCTGTTAAGTATGGCATGTTTGTGTTCTCACGGGTGCTGGTCGGTGTTGGATCCATGCTTGTAGTTCAGCCGGCCCCTATGCTTATCACAGAGCTGGCATATCCTACCCATCGTGGAAAGTATACCAG TGCCTTTTGGACGATGTATTACTTGGGCGCCATTCTGGCCTCGTGGACTTGTTACGGGACACAGAGAAACATGACAGACGACTGGACATGGAGGATACCATCTATTATCCAGGCAGGATTCCCCATTGTCCAGATATTATTCTGGTGGTGCGTTCCGGAATCTCCACG ATGGCTCATCGCGAACGATCGACgtgaagaagcagaacaaTTACTCGCTCGTTTTCACACCGACGGAGACGTCAACCACCCGTTGGTTCAATTCGAAATGTCAGAGATCATCCACACTCTCTCGATGGAGGCTCGAGCATCTCAAGTACCATGGTCGACCCTGGTCAAGACGCCTGGGAATCGAAAGAGAACATTCATTGCGATCTGCGTCGGAGCTTTCGCTCAGTGGAAC GGTGTCGCTGTCGTATCGTATTACCTCACCCTTGTCCTTGACACCGTCGGAATAACCGATTCCGATACACAAACCCTGATCAACGGCTTACTGCAagtcttcaacttcatcgcAGCAGGAAGTGCAGCCTTGCTGGTAGACCGGCTCGGTCGACGAACCTTATTCCTCTGGTCCGCCGCAGGAATGCTGGTCTCGTTTGTGATATGGACCGCCTGCTCCGCTGTCTTCGACACCAGTCAAGCCGCCCCGCTCGGAAACACTGTGATTGCCTTCGTTTTCATCTTCTACTTCCATTATGACATCGCATACACCCCTCTTCTGCTGGGCTACCCCACTGAAATCTTCCCTTACTCAATCCGAAGCAAGGGCGTGACGACAACACTGTTGTCTGTGTACTCCTCACTGGTCATCCTTGCGTTCGTCAACCCAATCGCCTTGGAGAATATCGGATGGcattattatattttcttttgctgctTTGACCTCCTCGTTCTTTCTGTGACTTTCTTCATGTTCCCCGAGACAAAGGGTCACTCGCTTGAGGAAATTGCGCAGATTTTCGATGGGCCGTCGGCGGGGACGGGCGGGCTTGAGGTCGGCAAGAAGGATTATGATGAGACTATCACACGGGAACATGCCGAGTATGCTGGCTAA